The sequence TTCTTTTGGCCCTACAAGGTTTTGCATGTTACTAATAATAGAAGTCGTAGAACAATCTACAACTTTTTTCATCACAGCTAATAGACGTTTATACCCATCATCATAATCATCCCATAAAGTATCTTTTATATAGTCGTGGGTTTCAGATTTCCATTTCTTTGCATGTTCCTCTCCTTGGAAAATGGATTCTCTAATAAATCTATCTATACGAATAGCACTATAATAGTTGATTCTTTGGTCAGAGAAATTTCTTTTATATTTCATAGGCAGAGAGTCTAAATCAGCTTTTGATATTTCACCTTTTTTTATAGATTCAGCATAAGCAGCAAGTAGTTCACGAACATAGGCTTCTTCTTCAGGAGCAATATCTTTTGGTGGTTCAATTTCTTTTGGAATAAAAATTTCTGCATCACCAATATGTAATTTACCGTCTGATTCATCATAATAAATATTTTGACTAGGGAAGGATTTAAGTTTTTGAGTAGAACTAATATTACCTGAAAGCTTTTTACTAGAAGCTTCTCGACCTTCATAAATATCATCTAAAATTTGTAAGAATAAATCAGCACATGCATACCCTAAGTTATCATCAGAGTTAAAATCTGGAATCATTGTTTTAATTTCATCTTCTATAGCCATTTGATTATGCTCATTATATTCA is a genomic window of Acidilutibacter cellobiosedens containing:
- a CDS encoding ABC-three component system protein, with product MLFSEFANVLFKHSDTTYKPHEFFLSLFDNIMREPQTNEELILFNGDKYNPFGGLKPDTLDRLFNGTNPLNPSKVHKAISRKNTDKFASYINEYNEHNQMAIEDEIKTMIPDFNSDDNLGYACADLFLQILDDIYEGREASSKKLSGNISSTQKLKSFPSQNIYYDESDGKLHIGDAEIFIPKEIEPPKDIAPEEEAYVRELLAAYAESIKKGEISKADLDSLPMKYKRNFSDQRINYYSAIRIDRFIRESIFQGEEHAKKWKSETHDYIKDTLWDDYDDGYKRLLAVMKKVVDCSTTSIISNMQNLVGPKEKKGTCHLLVNEGSIRWVNEDE